GATTTTTTGAAAACTCTTTCCAAGATTGCTCATATCGTCAGTGCCTTGTCAGGCGTTATTTTAGTCATCACCATCATTTCCATTCCAAAATACGACAGTATGGCACTGAATGTGTTTATTCTGACAGTCTCAGCAACAATGATTATTGATAACTATAGTCGAGAATGCTAAGACAACTTTTTAATAAAGTTCCATTCTCTCAGAATTTCACAAATTAAATACCTTGCCCCTAGATTGCAATAATAAAGTTACCACCTAGAAAGAGGCTTGCTCACTGCTTGAACTGGGGTTTGCCAACGGAGACATTTTCTAGGTTTGTTATTGATAAGCGCTGTGGCTTGTTGAATATCGGTCTCTGAAACCTGATCAAACTGTGTTCCCTTCGGGAAATAGTAGCGAAGTTCTCGATTGAACCGTTCATTTGTGCCCCGTTCATTCGGGTGATAGGCGTGGCAAAAGTAAACCGGTATCCGATAGCGCTTTGTAAGCGCCTGATCGCAGGAAAACTCTTTACCGTGATCAACCGTCACTGATCGAACCGGACCCGGAAAGTCCACCATCAGTCTTGCAAATCCCTTGAGAACAGCATTTTGTGATAAGTTTTCAAGCTTAGTTGTCGCCATTAAACGTGTCACCCGATCGACAATGGTCAAAACAGCAGCCTTTGACCCGCGACCACCGCGAACTGTATCCATCTCTAAATGTCCTTTTTCGGTTCGCCGATTAGCTGACTCACTGCGAATCTCAATTGAGGTGCCTACTGCTTGGTTATAGCGCGACCGAAGGTCTTGTCTTCTTTTATGACGTTTACCGTGATCAAAGAGTTGGCTTGGCTGAAAATCGACTTGTCTTTGATAAATCCAGTGGTAAATCGTGTGTGGCGCACAGTGAACGGCATAACCGACCATTTCAGGGGACCAACCTAGGTTTAGCTTCTCAGTTACCATCCGCTTCAACTTAGGCGTTAAAATCGAGTGCCGACCACAACGATGCCGACAAGTATCGGCATGATCCTGAGCTATAATGGCGCAGTAATCACCTTCAGGGCAACGGTGAAGCTCATGCCTAATAGAAATACGAGAGCGGCCTAAGGTCGCGGCGATGTATTGAATCGTGTGGTGTTGCATCAGTTCTATCTGAGATCGTTCAATTAAGGTTATAATGGCCATGGGACCTGTCCTTCTCTCTAGATGGTATGTTATGCAAACACAATTTTAGCAAGAACGGACAGGTCTTTTTTCACATTTTCTGGGTGGTAACTTTAATTATGCAATCTAGGGCCACTAACAACAGCCTCTACTTTGCAGCAATTCGCAAGCAAAGCAGAGGCTGTTATTTTGCAGGAAAAGTGTGCCTTCTGTCTCAAACACATGTATGGTCATGCTTTGGTTTTCTGTTGTTAACGAAAGAAAAGATGTGCGATGGCACTTTTTATTGATAAGGTGAAGTCTCGCAAAATTTTCGGCTCACGCGACAACCCAACAGTGAGGTTGATATCATTTTGTCTAGCGACACCGTTGACCAAGACGTGATACCTTTAGGGGCTTCTACTGGAAAAAAAGAAGCTGTTAAACTGCACTATAGCGGTGATCGGCTGGCACACTTGCCAGTTAGGCAAAAAGTATCCCTGAAGTCATCATCCCCACAACCACCGCTACCATCCCCGCTACCACCGTGCCAACATAATAAAAGATCGCCATTGACCACTGCCGATTTTTAATCAGGATAAACGCGTCTGCCATGAATGTCGAAAAGGTCGTAAAGCCGCCGCAAAAGCCGGGCAGTAGGAACAGGCGAAACCCTGAGAGCGTTGGTAAGCCAACTAAAAGTCCGGCCAGCAATGAACCCAGCACATTGATGAGTAGCGTCGCCAACGGCTTGCCGGGCCAGAACATTTTCCCTAATACGGTTATACCGTACCGGCAAACAGCACCGAGGCCGGCTCCGATACCAATTAAGATCACCATTGTTTTTTGTCCCTTCTTCCAACGAGTTTCGAGGCCAAGAATCCGGCTGTTGCTGCTAGCAGCCCACCCAGCAGATTGAGCATCAACAGTAGTGTGGCATAAATCGCATGCCTTGGTGCCAAGGTCGCAAAGTCCAGCATGAGCGTGGAGAATGTCGTGAAACCACCGATGACACCTGTCCCGAGGGCAAGCAACAGCCATTCGGGCAGATCGAATTTCATATCCAATCCATAAGTGGTGAAGGCCAGTAAAAAGCTGCCGATTAAGTTCACAATGGTTGTCCCCATCATGGTTGTGCCATCGTGGGTCACGCCACTGATGACATATCGCAAAATGCCACCAATAAAACCGCCAGCAAAGACGGCCAACAACCAACTAACATGTATTTTTTCACGATGATGCATCATGATCTCCTTTCGTGGGAACGCACTCGCTGACGCAGAAACCTCCGCATAAACATATCAGGCTAAGATCTGTCACTTTGTCCTGAGGCCATTTATGCTGCAATTTTTAAACGCACC
This genomic window from Lacticaseibacillus paracasei subsp. paracasei contains:
- a CDS encoding IS30 family transposase, whose translation is MAIITLIERSQIELMQHHTIQYIAATLGRSRISIRHELHRCPEGDYCAIIAQDHADTCRHRCGRHSILTPKLKRMVTEKLNLGWSPEMVGYAVHCAPHTIYHWIYQRQVDFQPSQLFDHGKRHKRRQDLRSRYNQAVGTSIEIRSESANRRTEKGHLEMDTVRGGRGSKAAVLTIVDRVTRLMATTKLENLSQNAVLKGFARLMVDFPGPVRSVTVDHGKEFSCDQALTKRYRIPVYFCHAYHPNERGTNERFNRELRYYFPKGTQFDQVSETDIQQATALINNKPRKCLRWQTPVQAVSKPLSRW
- a CDS encoding fluoride efflux transporter FluC; its protein translation is MVILIGIGAGLGAVCRYGITVLGKMFWPGKPLATLLINVLGSLLAGLLVGLPTLSGFRLFLLPGFCGGFTTFSTFMADAFILIKNRQWSMAIFYYVGTVVAGMVAVVVGMMTSGILFA
- a CDS encoding fluoride efflux transporter FluC, with protein sequence MHHREKIHVSWLLAVFAGGFIGGILRYVISGVTHDGTTMMGTTIVNLIGSFLLAFTTYGLDMKFDLPEWLLLALGTGVIGGFTTFSTLMLDFATLAPRHAIYATLLLMLNLLGGLLAATAGFLASKLVGRRDKKQW